A region of the Veillonellaceae bacterium genome:
CTTTCATTTCCTACAAAAAAAGTTCTATTATTTAAAGTCTTCAAACCTTTAATTTCTGACATTAACGTATCATTTCGATGATCAACCGCTGCCTCAATTTGCGCAAAGGTAGCATAAATGATTTCTTCATGTTTTATACTAATTTCCGCTTCCTCAGGCAATTGTGAAAAGAAATCAAACCATATCAACGCATCATTCTTTGAAATTTTCATAACTTATCCGCCTATCTATTAATCTATACTTCGCATTATTCGCCAATTGTGAATGCCATTTCAATTATAATGGGTTACGCATCAGTTTACAACAAAGTTGACGGGAATGTCGGCGTTTAACCGCGACCCCAATTAAGAAAACTGACGCCGCTTGAAAAACGACGCCAGTTCGCGTAATAAATTCTTTAAAACTTAGTCGTAAAACCCAAGGAGATTCCGCGGGAATCATACCCTGGATTGTGAGTTTTAAAACCATTAGAAACGTGTACTACCATATACCCGAGATTTACTGATGAGTTATCGTTGATTTTATAAATGAATTGCGGCCCGATCCGCCACATGAAATTATAGTATCTTCCGCCAGCTGGAAATACCTTATCGTATATAATTAATCCGCCGCTAACATCTAACGCCATTGATAGTTTCTCGGACTGAGGCTTTTCATAGCGAATCATATAGGTAGGACCGATACCGACTGCGGAGCTATTTCTGGTTTGGTTATTTACGGTTATGTCTCCATGCGGACGAGTAATAGTGATACCGCGATAGATAGACTTATTTTTTTTCTCCGAAATCTTTTCAAGTATATGTAGTGATACCGTATCAAGGTTGGCAGCATCATTGTATGAAGTCAGGTAGTCCCAATCCAGCTCGACATTAGAATCAGCCGCGTATGACTTTTCCGGCATGAAAACCAGAAAAAAGTTAATTACAATTATCAAACAAACTAATCTACGCATAATAAAGACACTCCTTGGCATGAAATTCATTGCTGGCTAGATAGTTAAGTTATACAAATAACTTATGTTCTTTTCAAATCAGCCATGATTATTATTCTATATTGGAATTGTTACTTCCTTCATTCTGGTAATTTGGAATAGATTGTTACTTAAAAGCACTATAGTATGTTATAACTTATAGGTCTTACAGCTGGGAAGCACGTTGACGGGTGTCTGCAAGCATTGTAGAAATTCGACATTTTGCCATGATGCGGACGCTAGCTGAGACAGCAGCTTCACTAGGTTAATAGATTTGAACACCGCAATGTAGGAATGCCGTAATTGGAAGATACTCACGATTACTGTTATAAGATGTAAATTAGGACAACCTTAAGTCAGAATTCGCTTGTTGTTATGGAATAAAATACCAATTAAGATAGAGGTGGACGTTTTCTTCAACTATTAAAATAATCCCAGGATCGGGGTGTAACAGGGATGGAAGTGTCAAATACCTCTTTTGCATTTTTCAATGAAAAAGTTGCCTTTTATTGTTTGCTGCAGGCTTTTGGGATAGGGAGGCATGATAAAGTGCTGCTGCCTGCCTATACAAGTTCATTCGTTCCGCAAACGGTGAGCTATACCGCGGCTATTCCTGAGTTTGTTGAGTTTGATCCGTCGAGTTATAATTCACTTTTAAAACATTATGTCCAAGCCTACGAAAATATTAGCGCAAAAAAAGAAAAGGGAAAATTGGCTGCTCTGCTTATCCACCATACTTACGGCAGCCCCAATCCGGAAACTGAAAAAATAGTCAATTGGGCCAAAGAAAAAGGCTTATTAGTTTTTGAATATTGCGAGTATGCTCCACAACTAGACAGTAACGGCAGGGCCTTAGGGACCTATGGTGACGGAGCGTTTTTCTCCTTTGGATCGCAGGGTATTGCGCATGTGACAAATCCTAAATATCTAGGTATTATGGCAGCAATGGAATCAGTTGCTCCTAAGCCGACCAAGCCAGAAGCTTTAGGAATAATAATTCGTTATTCGTTGCGATATTTACTAAACAAATATCGCAGTTTCAGGCTTGCGGTAAGCTATTTAGCAAGGGTCAGCCCGCTGTTTGGTTCAGAATTCTTAAGCCATGAGCCCTCACAGCGAGAGTTCTTTAAAGGAGTATGCACCATTCAACACCGGCTCTCAAAGTACTATGCAAAGCAGTTTGATACAGTTATTGCTCATAGGAAACAGTTGGCTTTGTACTACGGTGAATTGCTAAGAAAGCGTGGTTTGACTGTCTACGAATATTCAGAAGGAGCAATATTATCAAATTATCCGGTAAAAGTGACAAACAGACAAGCGTGCCTTGAAGCTGCGGCCGCTGCCGGACTTGAGTTTGGCCAAGGGTTGAATTATCCTCTATTCCAATATGGCGAAGAATATTATGATTGGGATAATGATTTAGAATCAAGCGCGCTTTCTGGTGGCGTTGAAGTTGTTTGTCTTCCCTTGCATAGTCAGGTCACTAGAGCTTATGCTGAGGAACTTGTAGGCTTTTTGGAATGTTTTATTAAAGGAATTGACTATCAACCGGTCGGCAGGTTCGAGAATATCAGGTCTAAAATAGCTTCTATGCCGTTCACCTTTGAACATATCGGCGATAAAGCTAGCCAATTTCTCCGCAGAATCTCATGGCTAAGCTATAAGTCTTGATACAGGCAAAAAACCTCAATCCTAAGATCCGGGGTGAGGCTTTTTGGCACTGTTATCCTAATTAGTTTTCTTTTAGATATGTTTTACCAAGGAGGCGGCAATACCAATATACTGTGACGGGGTCAGGGCCAGTAGGCGTTTTTTGTCTGCTTCCGGCAATGCTACACTTTCGATAAAAGCCTTAATGTCTTCTTCGCTGATGCCTTTGCCGCGGGTAATGGCTTTAAGTTTATCGTAGGAATTGGCATGTCCGTGTTTGCGCATTACTGTCTGCACCGCTTCAGCTAGTACTTCCCAAGCATGATTCAAATCGGCAGCAAGGGCCTCATTATTGACGGCTGTTTTTCTAAGGCCTTTTAGGGTATAAGTAATTGCAATATAGGAATGACCAATACCTGTGCCAATGTTGCGTAATGCCGAAGAGTCGCTTAAGTCGCGCTGCAGGCGGGAAATAGGCAGTTTGTTGGCCAAATGGTCAAGCACTGCGTTGCTTAGACCAAGGTTTGCCTCTGAGTTTTCGAAGTCGATGGGGTTAACTTTATGCGGCATGGTAGAAGAACCTACTTCACCGGCAATCGCTTTTTGCTTGAAGTAGCCAAGCGAGATGTAGAGCCACATATCGCGGTCAAAATCCAGAAGAATATTATTAAACCGCGTGAGAGCATGGAATGATTCAGCCACATAATCATGTGATTCAATCTGGGTAGTCAATGGGTTATAGGTCAATCCCAGGCCTTCGACAAAAGAACGGGAAGCCGCTTCCCAATCTACTTCCGGATAGGCAATGCTGTGAGCGTTGAAGTTGCCTACTGCACCGTTGAATTTGCCTAGATATTCCTGAGAACGAATTTGTTTTAGTTGGCGGTTCCAGCGGTAAACAAACACAGCCAGCTCTTTGCCTACTGTTGTGGGCGAGGCTGATTGTCCGTGCGTGCGGGCCAGCATGGATATAGCTTTTTCTTCTTCTGCCATAGTGGTAACGGTTTGAACAAGGTTTTCGGCCGCAGGAAGCCACACATCTTCGATGCCGTGCTTCAGCATCAGTGCATAGGAAAGATTGTTAATATCTTCTGATGTGCAGGCAAAATGGATGAATTCCAGGATGTCAGCTAGCGACATAGTACCTAGGGTTTCACGAAGAAAATATTCGACCGCTTTTACATCATGATTGGTGGTGCGTTCAATTTCTTTAATCCGTAGAGCGGCATTGTCATCAAAATTTTTAACAATGTTACGTAAAAAGGTAATTTCTTCTGGTGTAAATTGGCGGATTTCAGCAAAGGCAGGATTGCTTGCCATGGCGATGAGCCATTCGACTTCTACATGAATTCGATATTTTATCAAAGCCCATTCCGAGAAATAGTCGCCTAAAGGCTGAGTAATAGCGCCATACCGCCCATCCAGCGGTGAAAGTGATTTAATGCTCAATTTTATCCCTCACTATTCTTTCAAATTAGCTTTATCCAGGGTAAGTCCCCAAAAGTATATGCCTAGTATATAACATTACAGCCTTAAAATGCCACATTGTAAAGAATTTTTTACAAAAAACGTATTCGAATACCATTTTGTAATAATTTAAATAGTACCTTTAATTAAAACGATATCATGGAAGGCGAAAAGCAGCTTCACCTTAGTTGCGTAGGGGTGAGGCTGCTTTTATATTGAACGTCAACTGTTATTCTTAGGATAATTTTGTAAGTGATAGATAGCCAAGCAATAATGGCTTCATTCGGGAATAAAAATCATATAAAAGTGTATTTCGGCATATTGGGGATTAATGCTGGAATTCGTTTACGCTGGAGGGTGAGAGGATGTGTACTGGTCTTGAAGAAAGAGCCGCTAAACGCCTGGAAAAACTGGCTGACCGACTAGAAGCTCTGCAGATCGCCAGCTATATAGAGCTGTTGGAAAAACCACGCAAGCTGATAATAACTAATTTCGTAGCTGGTATCTTCCGCGGACTGGGTTTTGCACTCGGTACAACGATCGTGTTTGCCATTATAATTGAAATGCTGCGGAGAATAATTTTATTAAATGTTCCGCTCCTCAGCAACTATCTTGTGGATGTTATCCGGATGATCGAGCAAAATAAATAACTGCACTACGAGAACCCATGCTTCTATATTGGGGTAACAGGAGCAATGAGCTGTATACTGTTTAAATTTATGGCAATGATTCCAGTTAGGGTTATGAATGTGGGGTTAGGGCCGTTAGTACCGGGAGCGATTATTGTAACCCCAGATGCCCCTAGGTCGAGCAGGATAAAGTCAGGTGAGCAGTCGAGCTCGATATTGGTTGGTGAGAAAGGAAAGGGATTTACCTGAAGGCGGTCGTCGGTCTCTGCAACTAGCGATCCGGTTAGTACGTAGGAAATTCCGCCAGTACCGTTGTTTGCGGTGGCGCCATTATTTAATACAACGCGAACCTGTATTCCTGGAAGAATTTTCAAACCTTGAAGAAACTTTAGAAAACTGCTGGACATAACAGTCAACTCCTCTTCGAATTGATGCTTTTATTGTAATATATTAACTTGTTTAGTTAAGTGTGACGAAGCGGATGATTTACCCCAGGGCGCGCAATAATATTTTGGGAAATTCTATTGACACACCCAGCTTGTTCCAGATATAATGAAATTATTACTAACAGATAATAATTATCCATTCAAGCTCAACGAATTGCAGTTTCGCAAGATTGAGCAGTTTTCAAATCAAGTAATAATTTTTAGGAGGGAAATTTATTATGAGTTTAGACGTTTACAGGTGTTCTGAGTGTGGCCATACATTAGAAGTTATCGAAAAGGGAAAGCCGCAGCTAGTTTGCAATGGCAGCTCTTATGCGCTGACGTGCTCAAAGGCCAATGCTCAAGTCACTTGTTGTGAGAAACTGATGGAGCTTTTAATACCAAATACTGTAGATGCTTCATCCGAAAAGCATGTCCCGGTGGCCGAGTTTGGTGATGACGGGGGATTGGTTGTTAAGGTTGGCAGCGTGGTTCATCCGATGACGGCCCAACATTATATTCAATGGATTGCTGTTGTTTCCGGCAATAGCGTGCAACGAGTAAATCTAGTAGACGGGCAGCCGCCAGAAGCTGCTTTCTGTGTAGGCGAGGCGAATGAGCTAGACATGTATGCTTATTGCAATCTTCATGGGCTGTGGAAAGCAACTATAAGGAGATAGTAAGATTAACGGTCTGAATAACATATAGGATTGATTAAAATAATTCAAAAAAACAATGCGGGCACGTGTCCCGCGATTTTTTTTGGATATGGTTGCCTTCAACATCGATATGAACTAGAATAAATACATTATGAGACATAACATTTTACTATTACTTGCAGCCATTATCTGGGGATTTGCGTTCGTAGCTCAGCGAGTTGGCATGGATTATGTGGGACCCTATACATTCAACGGCGTCCGGTTTGCCCTGGGCAGCCTTTCGCTGCTGCCACTGATTTACTATTTTAATGGACGTGGGCAACAGGATGAACCAGATAATTATTTGACTGTCCGTATCGGAATAATAGCTGGTTCCGTCTTATTTATCGCCGCAACGCTGCAGCAGATAGGACTAATGTATACGACGGCCGGTAAAGCCGCGTTTATTACCTGTCTATATATTGTACTTGTTCCGTTGGCAGGCCTATTCTTGCGCCAGAAGGTTTCGCCTTATACCTGGTTCGGCTGCCTTTTGGCCTTAGTCGGTCTTTTTCTGCTTTGTATCAAAGAAGAACTTACGATTGCCTATGGCGATATGTTGGAGTTAATCGGTGCTTTATTTTGGGCGGCCCATATTCTAATCATTGATCGATATGCTAACAGGGTTAATGTGCTTAAACTTTCTTGCTGCCAATTCGCAGTATGTTCTGTACTGAGCCTTGCTGTGGCTTTTTCGCTTGAGACTATAACCTTTACAGGTATTTCTCAAGCTGCGGTTCCGCTCCTATATGGCGGCCTATTATCTGTTGGCGTTGCCTACACGCTGCAGGTGATAGGGCAGAAAAATGCTTCGCCGTCCCATGCGGCAATCATTCTCAGCATGGAAACTGTATTTGCGGCTATCGGCGGCTATTTAATTCTGGACGAACAACTTAGCGCCGCCGAGCTATTAGGCTGTACTTTCATGTTTGGCGGAATGCTGCTGTCGCAATTGCAAAGTATTCTGGCTATTGGAAAACAAAATACCGCCCAACCGGGCGGGTTCCAGCAATAATTAAAAGGTGAAACCAAAGGTTTCACCTTTTAATTATTGCTGGAACTGTTGTAGAAGAGCCGACGGCGTTTTGCGAAATGCCATCTCGAACGCTGCTGTTCATATTAGCATAGGTATTTTGGTGTCCTGCCCTGTGTGCCCATGATTCCCTTCACTTCCAGCCAGTTCTAACCGGTTATGGGTTGACTAGAGAAATACTCAGAATAAGAATTGCGTCTTGGGTCGAGTTTCTTGATAGTGGCTAATTGCTGGGCTGTTTTATTGAACACATCTGTAACCGTTAATGCTTTCATACACCAGCCTTCTCCTTTGCAATCAGCTCCGCTGGCATCACAGGGACTGCAAGGCAGCGAAGCCCAAAGCACTGCAGCTTTGTCGCTGACGGGGTGCCACTTTAAGGGTGAATATGGACCAAATAAAGCTACAATAGGGACATCTGCCGATGCAGCGATGTGCATGGTCGCAGTATCCACAGTAATAAGCAAATCTGAAATGCGGATAATCGCTAATAACTCAGAGAGGTCTGTTTTTCCGCATAAATTAATTATTGGAAAATCAACTTGATTAATAAGCTCATCGGCAAACAGCAAGTCCTCCTGGCGTCCTACTACATAAAAGAATAGATGGTAGCGCTTATATAGCTTTGTTAGCAGCTCGGCAGTAAAAGAATTGGGCCAACTCTTCAAACTGCTTCTCCCGCATAGACAAAGTCCGACTAAAAACTGATTTGGCGGTATGCCCTCAAACAGACGCAGGGCTTTTTCCAACTGATCAGGCAAGCTTTTTCCGATAAAGGGCAATGCGTCAGCCTGCATATTAAAAGCGTTACGAGCTAAACCCTGGTAAAATTCTGTAACATGAGTATCATGCGAGTAAGGGACTGTTATTGAGCGGGTAAATAAAAAGCTTGATAGTATGCCCTTTCCGTTATACATTTGTTTAGCACCGACCCGCGTTGGAATACCGGCCAGAAACATCAGTATTGCGGCCCGGTCTCGGTGATCTAGCGATAATGATAGATCAAACTGTCTATTTCGCAAAAAGCGAGCTGTTTTTATTATATAGCTTAGAGAGGATCGGAAGTGATCATAATCTAGAGCCAAAACTTCATCCAAGATAGGACTGGTTTTAAATAGGTCGCTATATGGCTTGCGCACCATCAGCGTAATTTTTGCTTTTGGGAATTTTCTTTTTAAAATTTCAATCGCGCTTGTGGATAATATGGTATCCCCTAACGCCCTATCCAAAGCATAGACCAGTATGTTGCTATATTTACAGGCAGACAATCGTCAGCACCCCCTTAATTATGTGCTTGCTCTAAGCATATTAACCTATGGTTAATATATGGTCTATTTTTGAACAAACACTAGCAAAATGTTGGCTGGTAGGCTGTGACCATAGTCCTTCCGCTAAATATGAATACCCAGATAATATAAAAACTGATCAATTAACCGATGGTTTACTTGTTGATTTGCGATAACAGGGATCATGTCGGGTAACATTTTCGGATCATCAACATGGTGCACAATGCCTGGTACATTATAGAAAGCGTTGCCGAGGGTAATAACCGGTTTGTGCTGGATTAGGGCTTCGATACCTACCGTAGAATTGATGGTTATAATGCCGGCTGCCTGTTTAATGAGAGTCTGTGTAGGATAGTAGCGTAAGAACAGCGCCTTTTTTTTTCGGCAGGTTTGCTCTATTTTGCTATAGTCAATTCGCCCTGAATCTGACGGATGTGCTTTTACGACAATCGATATAGGTATATCACTACATATGTTGTATTGTTCAACAGCGGTAGTTACGCAATCTACGAGTTGATCCATAGATTTGATAT
Encoded here:
- a CDS encoding glycosyltransferase family 9 protein; translated protein: MSACKYSNILVYALDRALGDTILSTSAIEILKRKFPKAKITLMVRKPYSDLFKTSPILDEVLALDYDHFRSSLSYIIKTARFLRNRQFDLSLSLDHRDRAAILMFLAGIPTRVGAKQMYNGKGILSSFLFTRSITVPYSHDTHVTEFYQGLARNAFNMQADALPFIGKSLPDQLEKALRLFEGIPPNQFLVGLCLCGRSSLKSWPNSFTAELLTKLYKRYHLFFYVVGRQEDLLFADELINQVDFPIINLCGKTDLSELLAIIRISDLLITVDTATMHIAASADVPIVALFGPYSPLKWHPVSDKAAVLWASLPCSPCDASGADCKGEGWCMKALTVTDVFNKTAQQLATIKKLDPRRNSYSEYFSSQPITG
- a CDS encoding acyloxyacyl hydrolase, which translates into the protein MRRLVCLIIVINFFLVFMPEKSYAADSNVELDWDYLTSYNDAANLDTVSLHILEKISEKKNKSIYRGITITRPHGDITVNNQTRNSSAVGIGPTYMIRYEKPQSEKLSMALDVSGGLIIYDKVFPAGGRYYNFMWRIGPQFIYKINDNSSVNLGYMVVHVSNGFKTHNPGYDSRGISLGFTTKF
- the purB gene encoding adenylosuccinate lyase, encoding MKLSIKSLSPLDGRYGAITQPLGDYFSEWALIKYRIHVEVEWLIAMASNPAFAEIRQFTPEEITFLRNIVKNFDDNAALRIKEIERTTNHDVKAVEYFLRETLGTMSLADILEFIHFACTSEDINNLSYALMLKHGIEDVWLPAAENLVQTVTTMAEEEKAISMLARTHGQSASPTTVGKELAVFVYRWNRQLKQIRSQEYLGKFNGAVGNFNAHSIAYPEVDWEAASRSFVEGLGLTYNPLTTQIESHDYVAESFHALTRFNNILLDFDRDMWLYISLGYFKQKAIAGEVGSSTMPHKVNPIDFENSEANLGLSNAVLDHLANKLPISRLQRDLSDSSALRNIGTGIGHSYIAITYTLKGLRKTAVNNEALAADLNHAWEVLAEAVQTVMRKHGHANSYDKLKAITRGKGISEEDIKAFIESVALPEADKKRLLALTPSQYIGIAASLVKHI
- a CDS encoding DMT family transporter — protein: MRHNILLLLAAIIWGFAFVAQRVGMDYVGPYTFNGVRFALGSLSLLPLIYYFNGRGQQDEPDNYLTVRIGIIAGSVLFIAATLQQIGLMYTTAGKAAFITCLYIVLVPLAGLFLRQKVSPYTWFGCLLALVGLFLLCIKEELTIAYGDMLELIGALFWAAHILIIDRYANRVNVLKLSCCQFAVCSVLSLAVAFSLETITFTGISQAAVPLLYGGLLSVGVAYTLQVIGQKNASPSHAAIILSMETVFAAIGGYLILDEQLSAAELLGCTFMFGGMLLSQLQSILAIGKQNTAQPGGFQQ
- a CDS encoding DegT/DnrJ/EryC1/StrS aminotransferase family protein → MEVSNTSFAFFNEKVAFYCLLQAFGIGRHDKVLLPAYTSSFVPQTVSYTAAIPEFVEFDPSSYNSLLKHYVQAYENISAKKEKGKLAALLIHHTYGSPNPETEKIVNWAKEKGLLVFEYCEYAPQLDSNGRALGTYGDGAFFSFGSQGIAHVTNPKYLGIMAAMESVAPKPTKPEALGIIIRYSLRYLLNKYRSFRLAVSYLARVSPLFGSEFLSHEPSQREFFKGVCTIQHRLSKYYAKQFDTVIAHRKQLALYYGELLRKRGLTVYEYSEGAILSNYPVKVTNRQACLEAAAAAGLEFGQGLNYPLFQYGEEYYDWDNDLESSALSGGVEVVCLPLHSQVTRAYAEELVGFLECFIKGIDYQPVGRFENIRSKIASMPFTFEHIGDKASQFLRRISWLSYKS